A portion of the Babylonia areolata isolate BAREFJ2019XMU chromosome 16, ASM4173473v1, whole genome shotgun sequence genome contains these proteins:
- the LOC143290986 gene encoding histone H1, sperm-like yields the protein MSDAAPAPAKKVAKPRKPAKPAEHPKYNVMIAAAVTALKERGGSSRQAILKYIMANYKVGSEVTKINARLKTALKAGVKAGTLKQAKGTGASGSFRLGEKKVAAKPKKVKKPKAAAKKPAAKKAKSPAKKTAAKKPAAKKTAAKKPKSPGKKAAKSPAKKAAKPKKPAKK from the coding sequence ATGTCTGACGCCGCTCCTGCTCCTGCCAAGAAGGTCGCCAAGCCCAGGAAGCCTGCCAAGCCAGCAGAGCACCCCAAGTACAACGTCATGATCGCCGCTGCCGTTACAGCCTTGAAGGAGCGTGGTGGTTCCTCCCGCCAGGCCATCCTCAAGTACATCATGGCCAACTACAAGGTTGGCAGCGAGGTGACCAAGATCAACGCTCGTCTGAAAACTGCCCTGAAGGCTGGAGTGAAGGCTGGCACCCTCAAGCAGGCCAAGGGCACTGGAGCTTCTGGCTCTTTCCGTCTGGGAGAGAAAAAGGTCGCTGCCAAACCCAAGAAGGTGAAGAAGCCCAAGGCTGCCGCTAAGAAGCCCGCAGCCAAGAAGGCCAAGTCCCCCGCCAAGAAAACTGCAGCCAAGAAGCCCGCTGCCAAGAAAACCGCTGCCAAGAAGCCCAAGTCTCCAGGCAAAAAGGCAGCCAAGTCTCCTGCCAAAAAGGCGGCCAAACCCAAGAAGCCCGCCAAGAAGTGA